In Halobacteria archaeon AArc-dxtr1, the sequence CGACTTCCAGACAGTCTCGGCAAACGACCGGTGGTCGCGCTCGTCGGCGCCCGGATCGATCCGTCTGGCGAGGCCCGCGATGCCGTCGAAGTGGACCGGATCGAGAGTCATAGCCGTCACCTCCGAGGCCATCCCCAAATAGCTCGCGGTCGTGACCGTCACGCCGGCACGAATTCGAACGACAGCTAGTTACGTTCCGACTGTTTCGACCCCCACATGAAGGCGGCACTGATCGTCCTCGACGGCTGGGGAATCGGCAACGACGCCGGCGGCAGGGACGCGGTCCGGGCGGCCGAAACGCCGACCGTCGACCGGCTCTCGTCGGTCGGCGCGGCCGGTACGCTCGAGGTAGCGGGCCGGCGAGTCGGCCTCCCCGACGGACAGATGGGAAACAGTGAGGTTGGCCACCTGAATATCGGCGCCGGACGGGTCGTCTACCAGGAGTACACTCGGATCGCAGACGCGATCGACGACGGCTCCTTCCGCGAGAACGACGCGATCGAGGCGGCGTTTGCGCACGCGAAAGACAACCACGGCCAGGTGCACTTCGTCGGCCTCGTCAGCGACGGCGGCGTCCACTCGGACCACGAGCACCTCCACGCGCTAATCGAGCTCGCCGCAGATCGGGACATCGACGCCGTCACGCACGCAATCACGGACGGTCGAGACACCTCTCCGACGGGCGGCCGCGAGTACCTCGCGGAACTCGAGGGCGTGATCGACGAGCACGGCACTGGCGGCGTCGCGACCGTCACCGGGCGCTACTACGCGATGGACCGCGACCAGAACTGGGGGCGGACGAACCGAGCCTACGACGCAATGGTGAACCGCGAGGCCGAGTACGAGGCTCAGTCGGCGCTGGCGGCCGTCGAGGAGTCGTACGATCGCGGCGAGACCGACGAGTTCGTCGAGCCGACGCTCGTGTCGGACCAGCCCGCGCTACAAGACGGCGATTCGGTCGTCTGGTTTAACTTCCGATCGGACCGCGCTCGACAGCTGACCCGGATGCTCGCCGATATCCGTTCGGCGGACTGGGAGCCCGAAATCGAGACGAGCCCGCCGGCCGTCGAG encodes:
- the gpmI gene encoding 2,3-bisphosphoglycerate-independent phosphoglycerate mutase; the encoded protein is MKAALIVLDGWGIGNDAGGRDAVRAAETPTVDRLSSVGAAGTLEVAGRRVGLPDGQMGNSEVGHLNIGAGRVVYQEYTRIADAIDDGSFRENDAIEAAFAHAKDNHGQVHFVGLVSDGGVHSDHEHLHALIELAADRDIDAVTHAITDGRDTSPTGGREYLAELEGVIDEHGTGGVATVTGRYYAMDRDQNWGRTNRAYDAMVNREAEYEAQSALAAVEESYDRGETDEFVEPTLVSDQPALQDGDSVVWFNFRSDRARQLTRMLADIRSADWEPEIETSPPAVEVVALTQYDETFDIPVAFPPNQPEQVLGEVLADAGLTQLRIAESEKYAHVTYFLNGGREVAFEGERREIVESPDVPTYDATPEMSAPEVTDTAIDTIESDDPDVLILNYANPDMVGHTGDFDAAVQAVEAVDAQLARLLATLAAHDSHVLVTADHGNADDMGTEADPHTAHTYNPVPFVYASPDGTGAGRSVRDGGTLADIAPTLLELIDVDQPPEMTGEPLLE